The Cryptomeria japonica chromosome 9, Sugi_1.0, whole genome shotgun sequence DNA segment GCATTTGTGGACATCATTGAGGTGAAGGAAAACACCTCTGAATATAAGGAGACCGGTCATGGTAGAAGAACTCACGCGAGCACCAAAAAAAAGCAAAGCCAAAGCAGGGAGATTGAGGTAATCATGCAGACTACTGAAAACATGGAGCAATTGGAGTTGGAAGCTGCCAAGCTGTTTAAGAACTTCACCTAGCCTTGGCTTTTTCTTTGTTGGTcatgtttgttgtttgttgtttgttgtcttTCTGTTGTTAGCCTTTTGTTTGCTGGTCAACTGTCTTTTATATGTTTCTTGTCTCTTGCATTTTGTAGTTCTTTAATggatatcttttgatcttttgttgtaatgggtttcaggggcccatcaaaacctgttttcccttaataaaaaacatatataacACAAATGACCAAGAAAGTGAAAGAGAATCGCGACATCATAACATGCTCATGCTTAGTGCTATGATATCATCTCTTATCACAAATATAGTAGGAAGACAATCATACAATCACAACATCAACTCATCTCATACAATCATAATCATGTAGTAGAGGTTAGTACTGGATCTAGATATCATCGTAACATTAAAAGCAATATAATTCATATATGAGTATCAatgtgcatatagatcatcaaatataaACCCATCCATCAAGATAGTCCAGAATGTaccatcatccatataaatcatcaagTACCATATGTCATATAAAATGTCTAGCATCACCAATAAGTATCTCAGATATAGATGAAGTCATAACTAACCATCAAAATACCAGCAATAAGTCTAAACAAGTCTTTATTAAGAAGACTTGGTCGTCGAACGATAAGCTAGTCGGAGGCCATTTAGCATTTATATCGTACGGAGTTGGGTAGATACTTAGCCAGCTCCTCTTCTACTTAAAAACGACCAGGATTCGTGTTCTTACCAGAAAGCACAATATGAAGCCTTGGGTTGGTTTTCTATGCTTGCTACTGCTGCTTCTCCGCATCAGCTCAGTGCTTTGGCACCTATTTGGGGCGGCGGCGCTGGGGTGGCTGCTAAATCAAATCCTCGGCAAACGAGGGCGGCGAGAATGTTATCTTGTCGACTTCACCTTCTACAAACCGCCGGCGGAGCATTTACCTTTCGACAAGGACGGAGCCTATCATTCCAGAACATTTCAAATTCCAGTGGAAAATATTTCTGCGCTCCAGTCTGGGGGAAGAGACTTCGCTGCCGCGCTTCGTTTTCAACGACGAAATGGTGGCGACATTGGAGGAAGCGCGTGTGGAGATGGAGGAGACCTTCTTCGCATCGGCGGACAAGTTCTTCGCCAGGACGGGTGTCACGCCGCAAGACATCGATATACTCATCGTAACGGTCTCCGCTTTCACGGCGGCGGCCTCGCACGCGTCCGTTTTTGCGAACCACTATAAGATCAAGGAAAACGTGAAGACGTTTAATCTTTCTGGCATGGGGTGCAGCGCCGGCGTTTTAGCGGTGAACATGGCAAAAGATCTGTTGCTCGTAAATCCGGACTCGTACGCTCTCATCCTCTCCACCGAGAGCACAACCGTCAATGCCAACTACCCCGGCAAAGACAGAAGCTTCATGCTCACCAACTCCCTCTTCTGAGTTGGCGGCGCCGCCTTGCTTCTCTCCAACAAACCGCAAGACGCCGTCCGAGCCAGATTGCGGCTTCTCCATTCAATTCGGACCAGCGTGGCCGCCGACGACGAGGCCTACGGTTGCATATCTGTGACGGAGGACGATGACGGCGTCTACGGGGTCCGTCTCCGCCCTTCTCTACACACAATTGCTCCCAACTTAACCAAGCTCTGCCCCAAAGTCCTTCCGTTGCGCGAGCAGCTGTACTACGCCTACAATTGGCTGTGCATAAAGTTGTTGAAGATGAAGGTGGAGGCCTATGTTCCCAACTTCAAGCTGGCGTTCCAGCATTTTTGCGTCCACCCGGGAGCTCGCGGCGTCATCAGCGGAATCGGGAAAAGCCTGAAGCTGAATGAGTACGACCTGGAGGCGTCGTGCATGGCGCTGTTTCGGTTCGGCAACACGTCGACGAGCGGCGTGTGGTACGAAATGGCGTACTTGCATGCAAAAGGGCGGCTCAAGGTTGGCGAGCGCGTGCTGCAGATTGCGTTGGGATCAGGGGTCAAGTGCAACACCGCTGTTTGGGAAGTAGTGAGAGAAAAGTATCCTTTGGAGAGCAGCTGCTGGGACGACTGCCTTCACAGGTATCCCTGCGATACGAAAAAAAACTACACGGATGATTTCTGTGACCCGCGGTTAAGTCGTGTCACCCCTAGTATACAACCTACTTCCAACGACTTGGACACCAACACTATCTGATTGCGCCGATATATATCTTATTCAAATGCTTCTATTATTTCCATTTGGTGTAAATTGATATGGAACGTTCCTCCCTTGTTCTCTTTCTTTTACGCTTTGTTTCATTCCGAGGCCTCTTCAATAGAACAAAAGGGGCCGGCTATAGACTGTAGTAAATTTGAATTCAGCAAT contains these protein-coding regions:
- the LOC131044598 gene encoding 3-ketoacyl-CoA synthase 4-like; protein product: MKPWVGFLCLLLLLLRISSVLWHLFGAAALGWLLNQILGKRGRRECYLVDFTFYKPPAEHLPFDKDGAYHSRTFQIPVENISALQSGGRDFAAALRFQRRNGGDIGGSACGDGGDLLRIGGQVLRQDGCHAARHRYTHRNGLRFHGGGLARRRRFSGEHGKRSVALGGAALLLSNKPQDAVRARLRLLHSIRTSVAADDEAYGCISVTEDDDGVYGVRLRPSLHTIAPNLTKLCPKVLPLREQLYYAYNWLCIKLLKMKVEAYVPNFKLAFQHFCVHPGARGVISGIGKSLKLNEYDLEASCMALFRFGNTSTSGVWYEMAYLHAKGRLKVGERVLQIALGSGVKCNTAVWEVVREKYPLESSCWDDCLHRYPCDTKKNYTDDFCDPRLSRVTPSIQPTSNDLDTNTI